A single Corticium candelabrum chromosome 12, ooCorCand1.1, whole genome shotgun sequence DNA region contains:
- the LOC134188314 gene encoding TNF receptor-associated factor 4-like yields MNEPVKKDGTCPNRPLECEFSEADCQFTGNSNELKVHLQNEVVCHLSLLTRHQSDTKLLLATTKSLLSSTRACLAKRECELENLKLAITKKGRMSVSQSQICVFEWNVTSWSYWMTNAQSDLPEYQSIRSKSFYTGPQGYHLYLKLYPLGYGFYEGSHVSVDVCVRKGDYDDQLPKKQHSKFSFTLIDQQSDAINVVVRREKTVELIPGKYFDATDDFITQETLNSRSYIQNNEIFIQFCLQLNVL; encoded by the coding sequence ATGAATGAACCTGTCAAAAAGGATGGGACATGCCCTAACAGACCATTAGAATGTGAATTTAGTGAAGCAGATTGTCAGTTTACTGGCAATAGTAATGAATTGAAAGTTCATTTGCAAAATGAGGTTGTATGTCATCTTAGTCTTTTGACAAGACACCAGTCCGATACCAAGTTGTTACTTGCAACAACCAAGTCATTACTTTCATCCACAAGAGCTTGTCTTGCTAAAAGAGAATGTGAACTCGAGAATTTAAAATTAGCTATTACCAAGAAGGGTAGAATGTCTGTTTCTCAGAGTcaaatttgtgtgtttgagtggAATGTAACCAGTTGGTCATACTGGATGACGAATGCACAATCAGATCTACCAGAGTACCAGTCAATCCGATCAAAGTCATTCTACACAGGACCACAAGGATATCATTTGTATCTTAAACTTTATCCACTTGGATACGGTTTCTATGAAGGATCTCATGTCTCTGTGGATGTATGTGTACGTAAAGGAGATTATGATGATCAGCTTCCTAAGAAACAGCACAGCAAGTTTTCATTCACATTAATAGACCAACAGTCTGATGCAATAAATGTGGTTGTAAGACGAGAAAAAACGGTTGAACTTATTCCTGGTAAATATTTTGATGCAACCGATGACTTTATAACTCAAGAAACACTGAATTCACGATCCTACATTCAAAATAATGAAATATTTATTCAGTTTTGTCTTCAACTCAATGTGCTGTAA
- the LOC134188402 gene encoding uncharacterized protein LOC134188402 has product MRHTISTAGNRSPLQLWIEGMLRGASLDELEDLQEVEDLDQYGIDGNGPVPLDGLQDQTVVVPETISQLSQADLNALQLNVNPLEFSDCHGTDLYVRAREFVQDVFL; this is encoded by the exons ATGAG ACACACCATCAGTACTGCAGGAAACAGAAGTCCATTGCAGTTGTGGATAGAAGGAATGTTAAGAGGTGCTTCTTTGGATGAGTTGGAAGACTTGCAAGAG GTTGAAGACTTGGATCAATATGGCATAGATGGCAATGGTCCTGTACCTCTTGATGGGCTCCAAGACCAAACAGTGGTTGTTCCTGAAACCATTTCACAGCTGAGTCAAGCTGATCTCAATGCTTTGCAATTGAACGTGAACCCGCTAGAATTTTCGGATTGTCATGGCACTGATTTGTATGTTCGTGCTCGTGAATTTGTTCAAGATGTATTTTTGTAA